In the genome of Gadus chalcogrammus isolate NIFS_2021 chromosome 21, NIFS_Gcha_1.0, whole genome shotgun sequence, one region contains:
- the smim8 gene encoding small integral membrane protein 8 — translation MSSADSGGGSEGPKKEGFRGPGLRAARTTTFFRAFNPELFIKPNKPVMVFGLLSISVCVGYLGYLHAMKDNDQTLYEATDSEGEKYMRRKTSKWD, via the exons ATGTCGTCCGCGGACTCCGGTGGGGGGTCCGAAGGCCCTAAGAAAGAAGGGTTCAGGGGTCCGGGGCTGAGAGCCGCCAGGACCACCACCTTCTTCAGAGccttcaaccctgaactcttcATCAAACCA AACAAACCGGTGATGGTGTTTGGCCTGCTGAGcatcagcgtgtgtgtgggttaccTGGGGTACCTGCACGCCATGAAGGACAACGACCAGACACTGTACGAGGCCACAGACAGCGAGGGGGAGAAGTACATGAGGAGGAAAACCTCCAAATGGGACTGA
- the gjb7 gene encoding connexin 28.8 translates to MNWGFLENVLSGVNKYSTVIGRIWLSILFIFRILVYVAAAEQVWKDEQKDFTCNTRQPGCENVCYDHLFPISQTRLWALQLIMVSTPSLLVALHVAYREHKESKCGHTLYEDRGRIDGGLLGTYIASIILKTFFEVASLLAFYFLYSGFEVPLLYRCEESPCPNIVDCYIARATEKKIFLYIMGCTSVLCIVLNVVELFYIIWKQCSKYFNKRYVSVEERQRRRHRFMVSNYNLPVSIVNKPASPQAPPGLNKGLRRSEPSCTQSLPYLMRH, encoded by the coding sequence ATGAACTGGGGCTTCCTGGAGAACGTGCTGAGCGGCGTGAACAAGTACTCCACCGTCATCGGTCGCATCTGGCTCTCCATCCTCTTCATCTTTCGCATCCTGGTGTACGTGGCGGCCGCCGAGCAGGTGTGGAAGGACGAGCAGAAGGACTTCACCTGCAACACCCGGCAGCCGGGCTGCGAGAACGTCTGCTACGACCACCTGTTCCCCATCTCCCAGACGCGCCTTTGGGCCCTGCAGCTCATTATGGTGTCTACCCCGTCCCTCCTGGTGGCCCTGCACGTCGCATACCGGGAGCACAAGGAGTCCAAGTGCGGCCACACGCTCTACGAGGACCGGGGCAGGATCGACGGGGGGCTGCTTGGCACCTACATCGCCAGCATCATCCTCAAGACCTTCTTCGAGGTGGCCTCGCTGCTCGCCTTCTACTTCCTGTACAGCGGGTTTGAGGTGCCCCTGTTGTACCGCTGCGAGGAGAGCCCCTGCCCCAACATAGTGGATTGTTACATCGCCAGGGCCACGGAGAAAAAGATCTTCCTGTACATCATGGGATGTACGTCCGTCCTTTGCATTGTGCTGAATGTGGTCGAGCTTTTCTATATTATATGGAAGCAGTGCTCCAAGTACTTTAACAAGCGGTATGTCTCCGTGGAAGAGAGGCAACGCAGACGCCACCGGTTTATGGTTTCTAATTACAATCTGCCTGTTTCTATCGTCAACAAGCCCGCATCCCCGCAGGCTCCACCCGGGCTGAACAAGGGCCTCAGGCGATCAGAGCCGTCCTGTACACAAAGCCTCCCATATCTGATGAGACATTAA
- the znf292b gene encoding zinc finger protein 292b, which translates to MADEEEIDPERSISSITNSIDTTIGTLKRRFQELYDVVLKDSTDSPVEASSQYCQDFCRTLVEYAGCWEVEQDPVALVEVYTAALQAYSQASASLSPQCDSVPLVLERLALSFIELLLSLREELPASFWEEVRFSVQRAHSRLQESGIPQLSLLCSLTQQKGVWASPVLQGVLSQETQSKEQVDEFLEQEGPVLLEMRLKQLMKDEGRLKGAEVLAKACAEHPAFEGRGHFKQTHLICLCSTAEHHQLMEELSKVDCRDALEMICNLESDGDERVAFSLCSAFLTHQLLQADTYCAWELTLFWSKLLKRLESSEQDFLERCRKMSMLSKTVFHILFLIKVVQSEMDSAGLPTCIEMCIMALQLKSSDGNSKATICKTLSCLLSNDLEVKRACQLTEFLLEPTVDAYYAVESLYNEPDQKLEEENMPVSNSLRCELLLVFKTQWPFDPEFWDWRALKRQCLALMGEEASIVSSIDLLNDNEDPEGPDEEEEGPEHRGQEDPRDLTTCFVDTTNELDEITDRRQKNREIKKLRQKGFVSARFRNFQAYMQYCVLCDKEFLGHRIVRHAQTHFKAGVFSCPICAETFTSKDTLVPHVASHVKQSSKERLTAMKNNKQLANPRTAPPIIAALKAKSENYLHTNGDSQGPSGGASHTARNDVSGFQVKSHEENVCPVSSCKKSFKFLKNLFTHVKAHGDNEEAKRYLEMQINKVVCQYCLRQFVNVAHLNDHLQVHCGVDPYICIQLNCKASFQSNPELLVHRKSHVVFKARCIFPNCGKIFNEAFKLYDHEAQHYKNFTCKVPDCRKLFHSQNQLELHQEEHTTETMQEEQQITQHNSQQNLVQNPEQNSQQNSQNSGPSLIERMLSDSTSFSLEISHESKDFSCANVSSRQPPPLNSIESLLASPRRPLQDFGQYVIKSECQDMPCSSIGQTQDLDISAIRSSVNSNINSHPIRPMESPETHSFDHLRAALQSRDTPSFEAQTAGLHSGHANAFEDQTPMFSPNESPGSMMYSSNCNVTYPQQFPPTCTNMHPSDNGIPLGMCQTLRPSMTPLPPSGIRSGNAAPYPINQATPSAQERHHCAFGNCTRNYSSYRSVTKHMRATHPEFYDQWKIARKNVKNPQGMLLANGSAGSTRLVPPSQTSETEAVQMRAIQKQVVHQPLPYPTMDPSSCYTSQLTSVQNHDAPLNMRNILNPIVVSQLASQGDTGAPMQSQVATTPQWHRNQGQGQIPAHVYPSNMQRMLQVDLTSGGLQLGHSMDPPLIRKRPHSVSASYIDSSDVGNSLQSFTSLSDNCSVSNYIAPAITKAKETHDRQMQDKFSSSCSSNNQYLNGETSESLADTQNKPRKRPKWPSIVGDGKHSCPRCSRQFNSSKSLGGHLSKRLTCKPLSEAQPAVDLPTSFLDFLNSEPTENVFNSQLLPDQSALHQEGLSQSVENTTVHPNAFPASGFTHADSPEMGSEDDILKRIMAEANMADLFDQPSVSQPFFQGTYGAVERMPQNSVIQHTGDVHIKEEQFYPEPYLQSNLPQYSSPIYPDPILSQILSENQNARPNPQSLPVDHATTNQQTDIISIEAKQQTSMGLHSLAPSSVNHGESKWQSEQDVKKRLREQILSGDFTHRSCVFHSDNHSASASSNLRPSNLSVHHSPSESRRVSPKKSRTPSSVPSGCPRGGVGFTGLSGSSSQQTGSPTLNHMGEQSETVLFSGVCRPWGIDDHNACGGPEKVGKVNGNIQTSVKQEEETGPTNVDPDSEFVKPFACHSEDCTFRAMSSDVLWKHMFRVHNYTLEMINNAKQRNAKLAPFGCHKCSKAFTRNSNRRVHYQTAHRMSIDEISKLPVKPTLAPVVQFPGTQNQTQTEADQNAIENESITLKEPFQGQPPLFGECCGKDVIQQNSSNDNRFTQVHRNLASQASTGSSLLPPQTVSGSDLSAGQHKHVPATPTRYSADRYGQLYLQSAPTPLAPLPSSPPKANITIPLDIPPITKTTSASRVERPIPEVAKKLKGKKSNAVFNPYRPYCCVHEGCAAAFTVQHNLILHYRAIHQSALSVLAVKKEQDGTEAADESTDSEEDDEEVADSENEFVPEFRCQEKDCCRVFQEVPSLLQHYLQLHEFSLDKAGAILSRINLGQFACDQQRCVAMFTSFWKYVGHIKELHGGVTLSRQETLNGFSCDVEDCNRTYATKYNLLRHTMKKHPETYQLKVLNQTIPEECAKQNSKNSHNSHYPIVKAIDGKENIQSNKKLQKVSEKKRPEKTQKNNWTKYGKPSLKSKGEASALCTKNFTLQYPCMLAGCESVMRSERSIMKHYMGHGLSERYLEEQRSHYIFCKKFSRLKHHSSRSDDSKSDNSSDLSEDDLMADTGMGGSDYLSAKPGLRKRVAAERSGGFFDGGPSDEDSDSVAVSKEPIVVKRKRGRPRKLVGNAGKPKATSRSTRRNRIVHSAADEETDSCDSSAYLALTPDDGTQLGDTLPSFKPMGFEVSFLKFLEDSTPPEQNSTRARGRPPGKKSSLHTKDTCVVFSNRQNFEALGKVRIVVDGAYSVVAALLLKQLQDMRPTVMLEKSD; encoded by the exons ATggcggacgaggaggagatagaCCCGGAGCGCAGTATCAGTAGTATAACAAACAGTATCGATACAACGATCGGGACCCTCAAACGACGTTTTCAAGAGCTGTACGACGTGGTCTTGAAAGACAGTACGGACTCCCCTGTTGAGGCGTCTTCTCAGTACTGCCAGGACTTCTGTCGG acgttGGTGGAGTATGCCGGCTgctgggaggtggagcaggacccGGTGGCGCTGGTGGAGGTGTACACGGCCGCCTTGCAGGCCTACAGCCAGGCCTcggcctccctctcccctcagtgTGACAGCGTCCCGCTGGTGCTGGAGCGGCTGGCCCT GAGCTTCATTGAGCTGCTGTTGTCCCTCAGGGAGGAGCTTCCTGCCAGCTTCTGGGAGGAAGTGAGGTTTTCAGTCCAG agggcCCACTCGCGGCTCCAGGAGAGCGGGATCCCCCAGCTGAGCCTGTTGTGCTCCCTGACCCAGCAGAAGGGTGTGTGGGCCAGCCCGGTGCTGCAGGGCGTTCTCTCCCAGGAGACACAGTCGAAGGAACAAG TGGATGAGTTCCTGGAGCAGGAGGGCCCGGTGCTGCTGGAGATGAGGCTGAAGCAGCTGATGAAGGATGAGGGCCGTCTGAAGGGGGCGGAGGTGCTGGCCAAGGCCTGCGCGGAGCACCCGGCCTTCGAGGGCAGGGGGCACTTTAAACAAACGCACCTCATCTGCCTGTGCTCCACTGCAGAGCACCACCAGCTCATGGAGGAG CTGTCTAAGGTGGACTGTCGGGATGCGCTGGAGATGATCTGTAACCTGGAGTCGGACGGTGACGAAAGGGTAGCGTTTAGCCTCTGCTCCGCCTTCCTTacccatcagctcctccaaGCAGACACCTACTGCGCCTG GGAACTCACCTTGTTCTGGAGCAAGTTGCTGAAGAGGCTTGAGTCCTCTGAGCAGGACTTCCTGGAAAGATGCCGCAAGATGTCCATGCTCTCCAAAACCGTGTTCCACATCCTATTCCTTATAAAAGTCGTCCAATCAGAG ATGGACAGCGCTGGACTGCCGACCTGCATTGAAATGTGCATCATGGCTCTGCAGTTGAAGTCGAGCGACGGAAACTCCAAGGCCACCATCTGCAAAACCCTTTCCTGTTTGCTTTCCAACGACCTGGAGGTGAAGCGCGCCTGCCAGCTCACCGAGTTCCTCCTGGAGCCCACCGTGGACGCCTATTACGCCGTGGAGAGCTTGTACAACGAGCCCGACCAGAAGCTCGAGGAGGAGAACATGCCCGTTTCCAACTCCTTGCGCTGTGAGCTCCTACTGGTCTTCAAGACCCAGTGGCCCTTCGACCCAGAGTTCTGGGACTGGCGAGCCCTGAAGCGACAGTGCCTGGCCCTGATGGGCGAGGAGGCCTCCATCGTGTCCTCCATCGACCTGCTCAACGACAACGAGGACCCAGAGGGTcccgatgaggaggaggaggggccagaGCACCGAGGTCAGGAGGACCCCCGAGACCTCACCACCTGCTTTGTGGACACCACCAATGAGCTGGACGAAATCACGGACCGGCGGCAGAAAAACAGAGAAATTAAAAAGCTGAGGCAGAAGGGCTTTGTGTCTGCCAGGTTCCGGAACTTTCAGGCATACATGCAGTACTGCGTGCTGTGCGATAAGGAGTTTCTGGGCCACCGGATAGTGCGTCACGCACAGACTCATTTTAAAGCTGGCGTCTTCAGCTGCCCGATATGTGCTGAAACGTTTACCTCAAAAGACACTTTGGTTCCGCATGTGGCTTCACACGTAAAGCAGTCTTCTAAGGAGAGGCTAACTgcgatgaaaaacaacaaacaattgGCTAATCCTAGAACGGCGCCCCCAATTATAGCAGCATTAAAAGCCAAGTCTGAAAATTACCTTCACACGAATGGAGATTCGCAAGGACCGAGCGGAGGCGCATCACACACCGCCAGGAACGATGTCTCTGGATTTCAGGTTAAAAGCCATGAAGAAAATGTCTGCCCTGTGTCAAGCTGCAAAAAGAGCTTCAAGTTTCTAAAAAATCTTTTTACACATGTGAAGGCCCATGGGGACAACGAGGAGGCCAAGCGTTACCTCGAGATGCAGATTAACAAGGTTGTTTGCCAGTACTGCCTCCGGCAGTTTGTCAACGTCGCCCACCTCAACGACCACTTGCAGGTGCATTGTGGCGTTGACCCCTACATCTGCATCCAGTTGAACTGCAAAGCTAGTTTTCAGTCCAACCCTGAACTCCTCGTTCACAGGAAAAGCCACGTTGTGTTCAAGGCAAGATGCATATTTCCGAACTGTGGAAAGATCTTTAACGAAGCCTTTAAGCTCTATGACCACGAGGCCCAGCACTATAAAAACTTCACGTGTAAAGTCCCAGACTGCCGAAAATTATTCCATTCTCAAAACCAGTTGGAGCTACACCAGGAAGAACACACCACTGAAACAATGCAAGAGGAGCAGCAGATTACACAACATAATTCACAACAGAATTTAGTGCAGAACCCAGAACAGAATTCACAACAAAATTCCCAAAATTCAGGCCCTTCGCTAATCGAACGAATGCTGTCCGACTCGACTTCCTTTTCACTTGAGATTTCTCATGAATCAAAGGACTTTAGTTGTGCTAATGTCAGTAGTCGACAGCCACCGCCATTAAACTCAATAGAAAGCCTGCTGGCCTCTCCTCGGAGGCCATTGCAGGACTTTGGACAATACGTGATCAAAAGTGAATGCCAAGATATGCCTTGTTCCTCCATCGGTCAAACGCAGGATTTAGATATTTCTGCTATTCGGTCCTCTGTGAATTCCAATATCAATTCCCATCCAATTAGACCCATGGAAAGTCCAGAAACTCATTCTTTCGATCATTTGAGAGCCGCCCTGCAGAGTCGGGACACTCCTTCATTTGAAGCTCAGACTGCAGGACTCCACAGTGGGCACGCAAATGCGTTTGAAGACCAGACACCGATGTTCTCCCCTAATGAAAGCCCTGGGTCGATGATGTACTCTTCCAACTGCAACGTAACCTATCCGCAACAGTTCCCGCCCACATGCACCAACATGCATCCATCTGACAATGGCATACCTTTAGGAATGTGTCAAACCCTTCGTCCATCGATGACCCCTCTTCCACCATCTGGGATCAGGTCAGGAAATGCTGCACCGTATCCTATAAACCAAGCCACTCCCTCAGCACAAGAGCGACACCATTGTGCGTTTGGAAACTGTACGAGGAACTACAGCTCCTACAGAAGTGTCACAAAGCACATGCGTGCTACGCACCCAGAGTTTTATGATCAATGGAAAATTGCGAGGAAAAATGTCAAGAATCCCCAGGGCATGCTGCTTGCCAATGGGTCTGCAGGGAGTACCAGACTGGTTCCTCCATCACAAACCTCAGAGACTGAAGCTGTCCAAATGCGTGCCATCCAGAAACAAGTTGTCCACCAACCTCTGCCTTATCCTACTATGGATCCAAGCTCATGTTACACTAGTCAACTCACCTCTGTTCAAAATCATGATGCTCCCTTGAATATGAGGAATATCCTTAATCCTATTGTTGTTTCTCAGTTGGCAAGTCAAGGGGATACAGGCGCACCTATGCAATCTCAAGTTGCAACTACCCCTCAATGGCACAGAAATCAAGGACAAGGTCAGATTCCCGCCCACGTTTACCCATCAAATATGCAAAGGATGCTACAGGTGGATCTCACCAGTGGGGGGCTTCAATTGGGGCACTCAATGGACCCGCCTCTTATCCGGAAACGCCCTCATTCAGTTTCAGCATCATACATTGACAGTAGTGACGTGGGGAATTCACTTCAATCTTTCACATCACTAAGTGATAATTGTTCTGTCTCAAATTATATCGCCCCGGCAATAACAAAGGCAAAAGAAACGCATGACAGGCAAATGCAGGACAAATTCTCATCTTCATGCAGTAGCAATAACCAATATCTAAATGGTGAGACCTCTGAAAGCCTTGCAGACACTCAAAATAAACCCAGAAAAAGGCCAAAATGGCCATCTATTGTTGGAGATGGAAAACACAGTTGTCCGAGGTGCAGTAGACAATTTAACAGTTCCAAATCCTTAGGTGGCCACTTGTCCAAGCGTCTAACGTGCAAGCCACTGTCTGAGGCTCAACCAGCAGTAGATCTGCCTACATCATTCTTGGATTTTCTCAACTCTGAGCCAACAGAGAATGTATTTAATTCACAGCTGCTACCCGATCAGTCTGCACTCCATCAGGAGGGGCTATCACAATCTGTGGAAAACACTACAGTACACCCAAATGCTTTTCCTGCTTCGGGCTTCACCCATGCTGATTCACCTGAGATGGGATCTGAGGATGATATTCTGAAACGGATCATGGCTGAAGCAAACATGGCTGATCTATTTGACCAGCCATCAGTTTCCCAGCCTTTCTTCCAAGGTACCTACGGCGCTGTTGAGCGGATGCCACAAAACTCTGTTATACAGCACACCGGGGATGTGCACATTAAGGAGGAGCAGTTTTACCCTGAACCTTACCTTCAATCAAACCTCCCTCAGTATAGCAGTCCCATTTACCCCGACCCCATACTCTCGCAGATCCTGTCAGAAAACCAAAATGCCAGGCCTAATCCTCAAAGTCTTCCTGTTGATCATGCGACAACTAATCAGCAAACGGATATAATTTCAATTGAAGCAAAGCAGCAAACTTCCATGGGGCTGCATAGTTTGGCGCCATCCAGTGTTAATCATGGCGAGTCAAAGTGGCAAAGTGAACAAGATGTCAAGAAACGATTAAGAGAGCAGATATTATCTGGTGATTTCACACATAGAAGCTGCGTATTTCATTCAGACAACCATAGCGCTAGTGCTAGTTCTAATTTGAGACCTTCAAACCTTAGTGTTCATCACTCTCCTTCAGAATCAAGACGGGTCTCTCCAAAGAAATCTAGAACTCCCTCTTCAGTCCCCAGTGGATGTCCCAGAGGTGGTGTGGGTTTCACTGGTTTAAGCGGGTCTTCATCCCAGCAAACTGGATCCCCGACCCTCAACCACATGGGGGAACAGAGCGAAACAGTGCTGTTTTCTGGAGTTTGTAGGCCGTGGGGAATAGATGATCATAATGCATGTGGGGGACCCGAAAAGGTCGGAAAGGTGAATGGAAATATACAAACCTCTGTGAAACAGGAGGAAGAGACTGGGCCAACAAACGTTGATCCTGATTCAGAATTTGTCAAGCCGTTTGCTTGTCATAGTGAAGACTGCACCTTTAGGGCTATGTCTTCTGATGTGCTTTGGAAACACATGTTTAGAGTCCACAACTACACGCTAGAGATGATTAACAATGCAAAGCAAAGGAACGCTAAATTAGCACCATTCGGCTGTCATAAATGCAGTAAAGCATTTACACGTAACTCCAACCGCCGGGTTCACTACCAGACTGCTCACCGGATGTCGATCGATGAAATCTCCAAATTACCCGTAAAGCCCACTTTAGCCCCTGTCGTTCAATTCCCCGGTACCCAAAACCAGACCCAAACTGAAGCAGACCAGAATGCCATTGAAAATGAAAGCATAACCCTCAAAGAACCCTTCCAAGGCCAACCACCATTGTTTGGAGAGTGTTGCGGCAAAGATGTTATACAGCAGAACTCCAGCAATGACAATCGTTTCACTCAAGTCCACAGAAATCTTGCCAGCCAGGCATCTACAGGGAGCAGCCTGTTGCCACCCCAAACTGTTTCTGGTTCCGATTTGTCGGCTGGACAACACAAACATGTCCCCGCGACGCCTACTCGATACTCTGCTGATCGATATGGTCAACTCTATTTGCAATCTGCACCAACTCCTCTGGCCCCATTGCCCTCATCGCCACCTAAAGCTAACATAACTATACCTTTGGATATACCACCAATTACCAAAACAACTTCAGCCAGCAGAGTCGAGAGGCCGATTCCAGAGGTAGCAAAGAAGTTAAAAGGGAAGAAATCGAATGCAGTCTTTAATCCGTACCGACCATATTGCTGTGTTCACGAGGGATGTGCCGCAGCTTTTACAGTTCAACACAACCTCATCCTCCACTACCGGGCTATCCACCAGtctgctctctctgtgctgGCGGTCAAAAAAGAACAGGATGGAACCGAAGCAGCGGACGAGTCAACGGATTCtgaagaagatgatgaggaggtGGCAGATTCTGAGAACGAATTTGTTCCTGAATTCCGATGCCAGGAGAAGGACTGTTGTCGAGTTTTCCAGGAGGTTCCCAGCTTGCTGCAGCACTACCTCCAGCTCCACGAGTTCAGCCTGGACAAGGCTGGTGCGATCCTATCTCGTATCAACCTCGGCCAGTTCGCCTGCGACCAGCAGAGGTGTGTGGCGATGTTCACCTCCTTCTGGAAGTACGTCGGACACATCAAGGAACTACACGGAGGTGTGACGCTGTCCAGACAAGAAACATTAAATGGGTTCAGTTGTGATGTGGAAGATTGCAACCGAACATATGCCACAAAGTATAACCTGCTTCGACACACAATGAAGAAGCACCCCGAGACCTACCAATTGAAAGTGCTGAATCAAACGATACCGGAAGAGTGTGCAAAACAGAATTCCAAGAATTCCCATAATTCCCATTACCCAATTGTCAAAGCCATTGACGGGAAGGAGAACATCCAGAGCAATAAGAAGCTTCAGAAAGTAAGTGAGAAAAAACGACCCGAGAAGACGCAGAAGAACAACTGGACTAAATATGGCAAGCCATCTTTAAAGAGCAAGGGCGAGGCCTCTGCGCTGTGCACCAAGAACTTCACCTTGCAATACCCATGCATGCTAGCAGGCTGCGAGTCGGTCATGAGGTCGGAGCGCAGCATCATGAAGCATTACATGGGCCACGGGCTTTCTGAGCGCtacctggaggagcagagaagcCACTACATCTTCTGCAAGAAGTTCTCCCGACTCAAACACCACTCCAGCCGGAGTGACGACTCCAAGTCCGACAACAGCTCGGACCTGTCCGAAGATGACCTCATGGCGGACACCGGCATGGGAGGCAGCGATTACCTTTCGGCCAAGCCCGGCTTGCGGAAAAGGGTGGCTGCAGAAAGGTCGGGAGGATTCTTTGATGGCGGTCCGTCAGACGAGGACAGCGACTCAGTGGCCGTGTCCAAAGAGCCTATTGTGGTCAAGCGCAAAAGAGGGCGACCTCGCAAGCTGGTCGGAAACGCAGGGAAACCCAAAGCAACATCGAGGTCCACGAGGAGGAATCGCATAGTGCACAGCGCCGCCGATGAAGAAACTGATTCCTGCGACTCCTCGGCTTACCTTGCCCTGACGCCAGACGACGGCACGCAGCTCGGCGATACTCTGCCCTCCTTTAAACCCATGGGTTTTGAGGTGTCCTTCCTGAAGTTCCTGGAAGACTCTACACCGCCAGAACAGAACTCCACAAGGGCCCGAGGTCGGCCCCCCGGGAAGAAGTCCAGTTTGCACACCAAAGACACCTGCGTGGTGTTCAGTAACCGGCAGAACTTTGAGGCGCTCGGTAAGGTCAGGATAGTCGTCGACGGGGCGTATTCCGTCGTGGCTGCCCTTCTGTTGAAACAGCTGCAAGATATGAGACCCACGGTGATGTTGGAAAAAAGTGACTAA